A genomic stretch from Gavia stellata isolate bGavSte3 chromosome 24, bGavSte3.hap2, whole genome shotgun sequence includes:
- the GSN gene encoding gelsolin isoform X1, whose product MGKQDFNYIFLTIFCTMALKLNCVSSMSVAGLGYVVTAAVMLSAVPVSMVEHAEFSKAGKEPGLQIWRIEKFDLVPVPKNLYGDFFTGDSYLVLNTIKQRNGNLQYDLHFWLGDESSQDERGAAAIFTVQMDDYLQGKAVQHREVQGHESSTFLGYFKSGIKYKAGGVASGFRHVVPNEVTVQRLLWVKGRRTVRATEVPVTWESFNTGDCFILDLGSNIFQWCGSNSNRQERLKATVLAKGIRDNERNGRAKVYVSQEGSEREEMLQVLGPKPSLPLGASDETKTDTANRRLAKLYKVSNRAGNMAVSLVADENPFSQAALSTDDCFILDHGTDGKIFVWKGKSANSEEKKAALKTASEFIDKMGYPKHTQVQVLPESGETPLFKQFFKNWRDKDQTEGLGQAYVSGHVAKIEKVPFDAATLHTSKAMAAQHGMEDDGSGRKQIWRIEGSQKVPVDPSTYGQFYGGDSYIILYNYQHAGKQGQIIYTWQGADSTQDEIATSAFLTVQLDEELGGSPVQKRVVQGKEPPHLMSMFGGKPLIVYKGGTSREGGQTAPAETRLFQVRSSTSGATRAVELDPTASQLNSNDAFVLKTPSAAYLWVGQGASDTEKSGAQELLKTLGARPVQVSEGREPDNFWAALGGKAPYRTSPRLKDKKMDAHPPRLFACSNKSGRFTIEEVPGDLTQDDLATDDVMLLDTWDQVFVWIGKDAQEEEKTEALKSAKRYIETDPASRDKRTPVTVVKQGFEPPTFSGWFLGWDDDYWAVDPLQRAMADVDV is encoded by the exons ATGGGCAAACAGGActtcaattatatttttctcaCCATTTTTTGCACAATGGCTCTGAAGCTGAACTGTGTTAGCTCCATGTCTGTTGCAGGGCTTGGATATGTTGTTACAGCAGCTGTTATGCTTTCAGCTGTG CCTGTCAGCATGGTGGAACACGCTGAGTTTTCGAAGGCTGGGAAGGAACCTGGCCTTCAGATTTGGAGGATTGAGAAATTTGATTTGGTACCAGTGCCAAAAAACCTGTATGGAGACTTCTTCACGGGAGATTCCTATCTGGTGCTGAACACCATCAAACAGCGGAATGGGAACCTCCAGTACGACTTGCATTTCTGGTTAG gAGATGAAAGCTCTCAAGATGAGCGTGGGGCAGCTGCCATATTCACTGTCCAGATGGATGACTACCTTCAAGGGAAGGCTGTTCAGCATCGCGAAGTGCAAGGCCATGAGTCCTCAACTTTCCTGGGGTACTTCAAATCTGGCATCAAGTACAAG GCTGGTGGCGTGGCTTCTGGCTTCAGACATGTGGTTCCCAATGAAGTAACTGTGCAGAGGCTTCTGTGGGTCAAAGGCAGGCGAACAGTCCGAGCGACAGAGGTCCCTGTGACCTGGGAGAGCTTCAACACAGGGGACTGTTTCATCCTTGACCTTGGCAGT AACATCTTTCAGTGGTGTGGCTCCAACAGCAACCGCCAAGAACGGCTGAAGGCCACTGTACTGGCCAAGGGGATTCGGGACAACGAGCGGAATGGTCGCGCCAAGGTCTATGTTTCGCAGGAAGGATCAGAGCGGGAGGAAATGCTTCAG gtCCTGGGACCAAAGCCCAGTTTGCCGCTAGGAGCTTCCGATGAGACCAAAACTGATACAGCCAATAGAAGGCTGGCTAAGCTCTATAAG GTCTCCAATCGGGCTGGGAACATGGCAGTTTCGCTGGTGGCAGATGAGAACCCTTTCTCCCAGGCAGCCCTGAGTACAGATGACTGCTTCATTCTGGACCATGGCACAGATGGAAAGATCTTTGTTTGGAAAG GCAAGAGTGCCAACTCTGAAGAGAAGAAGGCAGCACTGAAAACAGCTTCTGAGTTCATTGATAAGATGGGTTACCCGAAACATACCCAG GTCCAAGTCCTCcctgagagtggtgagacaccTTTGTTTAAGCAATTCTTCAAGAACTGGCGGGACAAGGACCAGACAGAAGGACTGGGGCAGGCTTATGTTTCTGGTCACGTTGCCAAGATCGAGAAGGTACCTTTCGATGCTGCCACTCTGCACACCTCCAAGGCCATGGCTGCCCAGCACGGAATGGAGGATGACGGCTCTGGCAGGAAACAG ATTTGGAGAATAGAAGGCTCACAGAAAGTGCCAGTGGATCCTTCGACGTATGGCCAGTTCTACGGAGGGGATAGCTATATTATCTTGTACAATTACCAGCACGCCGGAAAACAGGGACAGATCATTTACACTTG GCAGGGTGCTGATTCCACTCAAGATGAAATTGCGACCTCTGCATTCCTCACAGTACAGCTGGATGAGGAGCTGGGAGGCAGCCCCGTGCag aaACGAGTAGTGCAAGGAAAAGAGCCACCTCATCTGATGAGTATGTTTGGTGGAAAGCCCTTGATTGTTTACAAGGGTGGAACCTCTAGGGAAGGAGGCCAGACAGCCCCTGCAGAAACACGGCTCTTCCAGGTCCGGTCCAGCACCTCGGGAGCTACCAGGGCAGTAGAG ctggATCCTACTGCCAGTCAGCTGAACTCCAATGATGCCTTTGTCCTGAAAACTCCCTCTGCTGCTTACCTTTGGGTTGGCCAAGGAGCCAGCGATACTGAGAAGTCGGGAGCACAAGAGCTGCTGAAGACACTGGGAGCTCGCCCAGTACAGGTTTCCGAGGGCAGAgagccag ATAATTTCTGGGCAGCGTTGGGTGGAAAAGCTCCTTACCGTACCTCTCCCCGGCTGAAGGACAAGAAGATGGACGCTCACCCCCCTCGTCTTTTTGCATGCTCCAACAAGAGTGGACGCTTCACT ATTGAAGAAGTTCCTGGAGATCTGACTCAGGATGACCTCGCTACAGATGATGTTATGCTCCTTGACACATGGGATCAG gTCTTTGTATGGATTGGGAAAGATGcccaagaagaggaaaagactgAGGCTTTGAAATCTG CTAAACGGTACATTGAAACTGATCCAGCCAGCCGAGACAAGAGAACTCCAGTCACGGTCGTTAAGCAAGGGTTTGAGCCGCCAACCTTCTCGGGCTGGTTCCTGGGCTGGGATGATGACTACTGGGCTGTTGATCCTCTACAGAGAGCAATGGCAGATGTGGATGTCTGA
- the GSN gene encoding gelsolin isoform X2, whose product MVEHAEFSKAGKEPGLQIWRIEKFDLVPVPKNLYGDFFTGDSYLVLNTIKQRNGNLQYDLHFWLGDESSQDERGAAAIFTVQMDDYLQGKAVQHREVQGHESSTFLGYFKSGIKYKAGGVASGFRHVVPNEVTVQRLLWVKGRRTVRATEVPVTWESFNTGDCFILDLGSNIFQWCGSNSNRQERLKATVLAKGIRDNERNGRAKVYVSQEGSEREEMLQVLGPKPSLPLGASDETKTDTANRRLAKLYKVSNRAGNMAVSLVADENPFSQAALSTDDCFILDHGTDGKIFVWKGKSANSEEKKAALKTASEFIDKMGYPKHTQVQVLPESGETPLFKQFFKNWRDKDQTEGLGQAYVSGHVAKIEKVPFDAATLHTSKAMAAQHGMEDDGSGRKQIWRIEGSQKVPVDPSTYGQFYGGDSYIILYNYQHAGKQGQIIYTWQGADSTQDEIATSAFLTVQLDEELGGSPVQKRVVQGKEPPHLMSMFGGKPLIVYKGGTSREGGQTAPAETRLFQVRSSTSGATRAVELDPTASQLNSNDAFVLKTPSAAYLWVGQGASDTEKSGAQELLKTLGARPVQVSEGREPDNFWAALGGKAPYRTSPRLKDKKMDAHPPRLFACSNKSGRFTIEEVPGDLTQDDLATDDVMLLDTWDQVFVWIGKDAQEEEKTEALKSAKRYIETDPASRDKRTPVTVVKQGFEPPTFSGWFLGWDDDYWAVDPLQRAMADVDV is encoded by the exons ATGGTGGAACACGCTGAGTTTTCGAAGGCTGGGAAGGAACCTGGCCTTCAGATTTGGAGGATTGAGAAATTTGATTTGGTACCAGTGCCAAAAAACCTGTATGGAGACTTCTTCACGGGAGATTCCTATCTGGTGCTGAACACCATCAAACAGCGGAATGGGAACCTCCAGTACGACTTGCATTTCTGGTTAG gAGATGAAAGCTCTCAAGATGAGCGTGGGGCAGCTGCCATATTCACTGTCCAGATGGATGACTACCTTCAAGGGAAGGCTGTTCAGCATCGCGAAGTGCAAGGCCATGAGTCCTCAACTTTCCTGGGGTACTTCAAATCTGGCATCAAGTACAAG GCTGGTGGCGTGGCTTCTGGCTTCAGACATGTGGTTCCCAATGAAGTAACTGTGCAGAGGCTTCTGTGGGTCAAAGGCAGGCGAACAGTCCGAGCGACAGAGGTCCCTGTGACCTGGGAGAGCTTCAACACAGGGGACTGTTTCATCCTTGACCTTGGCAGT AACATCTTTCAGTGGTGTGGCTCCAACAGCAACCGCCAAGAACGGCTGAAGGCCACTGTACTGGCCAAGGGGATTCGGGACAACGAGCGGAATGGTCGCGCCAAGGTCTATGTTTCGCAGGAAGGATCAGAGCGGGAGGAAATGCTTCAG gtCCTGGGACCAAAGCCCAGTTTGCCGCTAGGAGCTTCCGATGAGACCAAAACTGATACAGCCAATAGAAGGCTGGCTAAGCTCTATAAG GTCTCCAATCGGGCTGGGAACATGGCAGTTTCGCTGGTGGCAGATGAGAACCCTTTCTCCCAGGCAGCCCTGAGTACAGATGACTGCTTCATTCTGGACCATGGCACAGATGGAAAGATCTTTGTTTGGAAAG GCAAGAGTGCCAACTCTGAAGAGAAGAAGGCAGCACTGAAAACAGCTTCTGAGTTCATTGATAAGATGGGTTACCCGAAACATACCCAG GTCCAAGTCCTCcctgagagtggtgagacaccTTTGTTTAAGCAATTCTTCAAGAACTGGCGGGACAAGGACCAGACAGAAGGACTGGGGCAGGCTTATGTTTCTGGTCACGTTGCCAAGATCGAGAAGGTACCTTTCGATGCTGCCACTCTGCACACCTCCAAGGCCATGGCTGCCCAGCACGGAATGGAGGATGACGGCTCTGGCAGGAAACAG ATTTGGAGAATAGAAGGCTCACAGAAAGTGCCAGTGGATCCTTCGACGTATGGCCAGTTCTACGGAGGGGATAGCTATATTATCTTGTACAATTACCAGCACGCCGGAAAACAGGGACAGATCATTTACACTTG GCAGGGTGCTGATTCCACTCAAGATGAAATTGCGACCTCTGCATTCCTCACAGTACAGCTGGATGAGGAGCTGGGAGGCAGCCCCGTGCag aaACGAGTAGTGCAAGGAAAAGAGCCACCTCATCTGATGAGTATGTTTGGTGGAAAGCCCTTGATTGTTTACAAGGGTGGAACCTCTAGGGAAGGAGGCCAGACAGCCCCTGCAGAAACACGGCTCTTCCAGGTCCGGTCCAGCACCTCGGGAGCTACCAGGGCAGTAGAG ctggATCCTACTGCCAGTCAGCTGAACTCCAATGATGCCTTTGTCCTGAAAACTCCCTCTGCTGCTTACCTTTGGGTTGGCCAAGGAGCCAGCGATACTGAGAAGTCGGGAGCACAAGAGCTGCTGAAGACACTGGGAGCTCGCCCAGTACAGGTTTCCGAGGGCAGAgagccag ATAATTTCTGGGCAGCGTTGGGTGGAAAAGCTCCTTACCGTACCTCTCCCCGGCTGAAGGACAAGAAGATGGACGCTCACCCCCCTCGTCTTTTTGCATGCTCCAACAAGAGTGGACGCTTCACT ATTGAAGAAGTTCCTGGAGATCTGACTCAGGATGACCTCGCTACAGATGATGTTATGCTCCTTGACACATGGGATCAG gTCTTTGTATGGATTGGGAAAGATGcccaagaagaggaaaagactgAGGCTTTGAAATCTG CTAAACGGTACATTGAAACTGATCCAGCCAGCCGAGACAAGAGAACTCCAGTCACGGTCGTTAAGCAAGGGTTTGAGCCGCCAACCTTCTCGGGCTGGTTCCTGGGCTGGGATGATGACTACTGGGCTGTTGATCCTCTACAGAGAGCAATGGCAGATGTGGATGTCTGA
- the STOM gene encoding stomatin has protein sequence MAAPSTSPQAASSPQVAVGDAAMEESGHAGRNGRGPTLPAAAPRGEAGARGAEQLALSGGSPEEREATLREGGNPEERDATLREGGNPEGPEPAAVADHETTPFLDAQPAEDRTDTGLRVYERILVFISFFFTVITFPISIWMCIKIIKEYERAIVFRLGRIRKGGAKGPGLVFILPCTDSFIKVDMRTISFDIPPQEILTKDSVTVNVDGVVYYQVQNAIDAVKNISNADSATRLLAQTTLRNVLGTKNLSQILSDRKEIAHGMQDMLADATKPWGVKVERVEIKDVKLPVQLQRAMAAEAEATREARAKVIAAEGEMNASRALKEASIVFTESPAALQLRYLQTLTTIAAENSTIVFPLPINMLQGIMGANR, from the exons ATGGCCGCCCCCTCCACATCCCCTCAGGCCGCCTCGTCTCCTCAGGTGGCGGTGGGAGACGCTGCGATGGAGGAGAGCGGGCATGCAGGGCGCAACGGCCGCGGCCCTACCCtcccggcggccgccccgcgaGGCGAGGCGGGAGCGCGGGGAGCGGAGCAGCTCGCGCTGAGCGGAGGCAGCCCTGAGGAGCGGGAGGCCACGCTGAGGGAGGGAGGCAACCCTGAGGAGCGGGACGCCACGCTGAGGGAGGGAGGCAACCCTGAGGGGCCAGAGCCAGCAGCCGTGGCGGACCACGAGACGACCCCCTTTCTTGATGCACAGCCGGCGGAAG ATAGGACTGATACTGGCCTTCGTGTCTATGAAAGGATCCTGGTGttcatctcattttttttcactgttattACATTTCCTATATCGATCTGGATGTGCATAAAG ATTATAAAGGAATATGAGCGAGCCATCGTATTCAGACTTGGACGCATCAGAAAAGGGGGAGCAAAGGGACCAG GTTTGGTTTTTATCCTGCCCTGCACAGACAGCTTCATCAAAGTTGATATGAGGACCATCTCTTTTGATATTCCTCCCCAAGAG atcttgACCAAGGACTCAGTGACAGTTAATGTAGACGGAGTGGTTTATTACCAAGTTCAGAATGCCATCGATGCTGTAAAAAATATCTCAAACGCTGACTCAGCCACCCGTCTCTTAGCACAGACTACTTTGAGGAATGTTCTGGGGACCAAAAACCTTTCTCAGATTCTCTCTGATCGTAAAGAAATTGCACATGGCATGCAG GACATGCTTGCTGACGCAACAAAACCTTGGGGCGTTAAGGTGGAACGTGTGGAGATCAAGGATGTGAAGTTACCTgtccagctgcagagagcaatggctgcagaagcagaagctaCCCGGGAGGCGAGAGCTAAG GTAATTGCAGCTGAGGGTGAAATGAATGCTTCCAGGGCCCTGAAAGAGGCATCCATAGTTTTTACGGAGTCCCCCGCTGCTCTTCAGCTTCGTTATTTGCAGACCTTGACCACGATTGCTGCAGAGAACTCCACCATCGTCTTCCCATTGCCCATAAATATGCTGCAGGGCATCATGGGTGCAAATCGCTAG